Proteins encoded by one window of Dioscorea cayenensis subsp. rotundata cultivar TDr96_F1 chromosome 6, TDr96_F1_v2_PseudoChromosome.rev07_lg8_w22 25.fasta, whole genome shotgun sequence:
- the LOC120263067 gene encoding dr1-associated corepressor homolog, giving the protein MRKKLGTRFPASRIKKIMQADEDVGKIALAVPLLVSKALELFLQDLCDRTYEITLQRGAKTVNSLHLKQCVRSYSAFDFLTDVVNKVPNLGGTESGGDEKGVARRREKHSLMMKMEKPMRDLRSAKMAMRSANVSPRGRGRGRGRGRGRPPTRIFADDTRYMKFEDDQSMSPEHGEPPMGETEGVNGKEKISLNGHTSLQMGRTQEEFSRWALPDVTGDAAIPPASLPHLTMKIDEDEDYDNED; this is encoded by the exons ATGAGGAAGAAGCTCGGGACTCGATTCCCTGCG TCACGAATAAAAAAGATTATGCAAGCAGATGAAGATGTCGGCAAAATTGCACTGGCAGTGCCCCTTCTAGTTT CGAAAGCGCTGGAGCTATTTTTGCAAGATCTGTGTGACAGGACTTACGAGATTACGCTCCAAAGGGGTGCCAAGACAGTTAATTCTTTGCATTT AAAACAATGTGTGAGAAGTTATAGTGCTTTTGATTTCTTGACTGATGTTGTCAACAAGGTGCCAAACCTTGGTGGAACAGAATCAGGTGGGGATGAGAAAGGAGTCGCACGGAGAAGG GAAAAACATTCCCtcatgatgaagatggagaaaCCAATGAGGGACTTGAGATCTGCCAAGATG GCGATGAGGAGCGCGAATGTAAGCCCAAGAGGTCGGGGAAGGGGTAGAGGAAGAGGCAGAGGAAGGCCACCTACCCGAATATTTGCAGATGATACAAGGTACATGAAATTTGAAGATGACCAGAGCATGTCTCCTGAACATGGTGAACCACCGATGGGTGAGACAGAAGGTGTGAatggaaaggaaaaaataagTCTCAATGGGCATACTTCCCT GCAGATGGGACGAACACAAGAAGAATTTTCTCGTTGGGCTTTGCCTGATGTCACGGGTGATGCAGCCATTCCACCAGCAAGCCTTCCTCATCTAACTATGAAAATAGATGAGGATGAAGACTATGACAATGAAGATTGA